The following are from one region of the Periophthalmus magnuspinnatus isolate fPerMag1 chromosome 5, fPerMag1.2.pri, whole genome shotgun sequence genome:
- the miip gene encoding migration and invasion-inhibitory protein: protein MSSADRVNVLRERNKALMAHLQQQREKFKEAGSGGLQSRKRDREDGTEESCEAGEVWTVTDGNQGSARAALARPKVTFSDAIEHSPPVQTSTMESELTTDDVRCTSVSPRSKSSTKGQQSEEAQSSIGRHHLTPLLGYDWIAGVIDAEDSLMERSDDFFNDLCRFRALNREQCVNSRHSGFSEESDATLPSVSDTIPDIKKDTHQCTFSYRINNRLFPVPLISEECCPVCKKHKSEHPHTAKEPALIRVSIPRSTLLPPHKYKAHRRCSFDPSDSLSLPSHCLSGWSNKGQSAETSQSNLDLRSSLDTKREAENKELEDLSAFKTSDQQRSHQIPQVSLLSRHNFPHFSIRKRKQRF from the exons atgtcgTCCGCCGATCGAGTGAATGTTTTGCGAGAGCGAAACAAGGCGTTGATGGCTCATCTTCAGCAGCAAAGGGAGAAGTTTAAAGAGGCGGGGAGCGGTGGGTTGCAGAGccgaaaaagagacagagaggacgggACAGAGGAGAGCTGTGAAGCCGGAGAGGTGTGGACTGTTACGGATGGAAACCAGGGTTCAGCCCGGGCAGCTCTGGCTAGACCCAAAGTTACATTTTCAG ATGCTATCGAACACTCTCCTCCAGTTCAGACATCTACCATGGAATCTGAGCTCACAACAGATGATGTGAGATGCACTTCAGTGTCACCCCGCTCTAAATCCTCCACG AAAGGACAGCAGAGTGAAGAAGCACAATCAAGTATAGGCCGCCACCATTTAACACCACTCCTGGGTTATGACTGGATTGCAG GAGTCATAGATGCTGAGGACTCATTAATGGAACGCTCGGATGACTTTTTTAACGACCTGTGCCGATTCAGAGCTCTGAACAGAGAGCAGTGTGTGAACAGTCGACACTCGGG gttttctgaGGAATCTGATGCAACCCTACCATCAGTGTCAGACACCATCCCTGACATTAAAAAAGACACCCATCAAT GTACCTTTTCCTATAGgataaacaacaggctttttccAGTTCCTCTAATTTCTGAGGAGTGCTGCCCCgtgtgcaaaaaacacaaatcagagCATCCACACACAGCGAAGGAACCTGCTCTCATAAG GGTGAGTATTCCTCGCTCCACACTTCTGCCTCCACACAAATACAAGGCTCATCGCAGGTGCAGCTTCGACCCATCGGACAGTCTAAGTTTGCCTTCA CACTGCCTGTCAGGCTGGTCCAACAAGGGTCAAAGCGCTGAAACGTCACAGAGTAACCTTGATCTGAGGAGCAGTTTGGACACAAAGAGGGAAGCTGAAAATAAGGAACTTGAG GACCTGTCTGCTTTCAAGACATCAGATCAACAAAGGTCTCACCAGATACCACAAGTGTCTCTTCTAAGTCGACACAACTTCCCACACTTTTCaatcagaaaaagaaaacaaagatttTAA
- the tnfrsf1b gene encoding tumor necrosis factor receptor superfamily member 1B: protein MEDLVFLLVLLQTVTVQMSSVHSVAATSRVCPSSVTYTSERSGLCCDRCPPGHKLKEECTETNDSVCEPCGPDQYNENWNFASNCISCVKCKDVKGLQYAQNCSSTKRAKCECKSGRYCAIGNANGQCQECAAYRKCKKGFGASKPVTNTSNVTCKKCPEGTFSDTISTEACKPHSICGESHIISKGNATSDTVCKVAASTQPTVMLKTKPESTVMPGIQVTEHKTIPKQISNSPGPSNFSSSTERFSRTISEVPLDTGPDKQLAAGFGSVAGIFLILIVVVLVVFRKQVFKKATVDNENGNCDTDSDNTNLCYLDTEHSCFKAVQPEQQCLLENGDANQNHCISNCKSNGQLQSTIPVCQPQSALSEPLPLHSNVDQVFSQIGTSLQSSSQPTSPQSMVPSPLVNVNINLHIGGPPGVMLTDIPPAEPKIPFGEEEESCSLLQQEDGKPSLLSVEESGNLNNMSTKTLDQSV, encoded by the exons ATGGAggatttagtttttcttctgGTTTTGCTCCAAACTGTAACTGTACAG ATGAGCTCTGTGCATTCTGTAGCAGCCACCAGTCGGGTCTGTCCAAGCTCTGTAACGTACACAAGTGAACGGTCAGGCCTGTGCTGCGATCGATGTCCCCCAG GACATAAGCTGAAGGAGGAATGCACTGAAACTAATGACTCTGTCTGTGAACCATGTGGACCAGACCAGTATAATGAGAACTGGAACTTTGCCTCAAACTGCATCTCCTGTGTCAAATGCAAAGATG TGAAGGGTCTGCAGTATGCACAGAACTGCTCCTCCACTAAAAGGGCTAAGTGTGAGTGCAAGTCGGGCAGGTACTGTGCCATTGGAAATGCCAATGGCCAGTGTCAGGAATGTGCCGCCTacagaaaatgcaaaaaaggaTTTGGTGCATCAAAGCCAG TGACAAATACATCTAATGTAACATGTAAAAAGTGTCCAGAGGGGACTTTCTCTGACACTATCTCCACTGAAGCCTGCAAACCCCACTCAAT CTGCGGTGAAAGCCACATTATCAGTAAAGGCAATGCCACTTCAGACACAGTATGCAAAGTTGCTGCAAGCACCCAACCCACGGTCATGCTTAAGACCAAACCAGAATCTACAGTAATGCCAGGAATTCAAGTTACTGAGCACAAGACAATTCCCAAACAAATCTCAAACTCCCCAGGTCCTAGCAATTTTAGTTCTTCAACAGAACGTTTCAGTCGGACAATAAGCGAAGTGCCGCTGGACACTGGACCAGATAAACAACTAG CTGCGGGCTTTGGAAGTGTTGCTGGCATCTTTCTGATTCTCATTGTGGTAGTTCTGGTAGTATTTCGTAAACAAGTCTTCAAGAAAG CTACTGTAGACAATGAAAATGGAAACTGTGACACAGACAGTGATAAT aCAAACCTCTGTTATCTGGATACTGAGCATTCGTGTTTCAAAGCTGTGCAGCCAGAACAACAGTGTCTTCTTGAGAATGGGGATGCCAACCAAAATCACTGCATTAGCAACTGCAAATCTAATGGACAACTACAGTCAACAATACCTGTTTGCCAACCTCAGTCTGCTTTGTCCGagcctcttcctctccactccAACGTGGATCAAGTTTTTTCCCAAATTGGTACAAGTTTGCAGTCTTCTTCACAGCCCACAAGTCCACAAAGCATGGTCCCAAGTCCTCTGGTCAATGTCAACATCAATTTGCATATTGGTGGACCTCCAGGTGTGATGCTCACAGACATACCGCCAGCAGAGCCTAAAATCCCTtttggagaggaagaggagagttgTAGTCTTCTGCAGCAGGAAGATGGCAAGCCCTCACTGCTGTCTGTGGAAGAAAGTGGAAATTTGAAtaatatgtcaacaaaaacaCTAGACCAGTCTGTGTAA